Proteins encoded together in one Streptomyces sp. B1I3 window:
- a CDS encoding alpha/beta fold hydrolase, producing the protein MWTVHRTWTPILTRYPRSFDRGDGTPVALCGHSYGGMVIAGVADRLSDRLDQLVFIDAYVPDDGDSCWSLTSDSYRELFIAGARTDGRWVAVPEGLDPRARPHPLASFVQSIRLGGTLSRALGRTFISRGAWPGSPFVTLTERLRNDSGWRVHEIPVGHNIARRDP; encoded by the coding sequence ATGTGGACCGTCCACCGAACCTGGACACCCATATTGACCAGGTATCCGAGATCATTTGACCGTGGTGACGGAACGCCTGTCGCGCTGTGTGGGCACAGCTACGGCGGGATGGTGATCGCCGGTGTCGCGGATCGGCTCAGCGACCGCCTCGATCAGCTCGTCTTCATCGACGCCTACGTCCCGGACGACGGGGATTCGTGTTGGTCTTTGACCAGCGACAGCTACCGGGAGCTGTTCATAGCTGGTGCCCGCACCGACGGTCGATGGGTCGCAGTCCCCGAAGGACTCGACCCTCGCGCGCGACCGCACCCACTGGCGAGCTTCGTCCAGTCGATCAGGCTCGGAGGCACCCTCAGCCGCGCGCTCGGCCGGACGTTCATCAGTCGTGGCGCATGGCCGGGTAGCCCGTTCGTGACCCTGACCGAACGGTTGCGCAACGACTCAGGCTGGCGGGTTCACGAGATCCCCGTCGGCCACAACATCGCCCGCCGCGACCCGTAG
- a CDS encoding suppressor of fused domain protein — MLVSLPYLHGPDLEHCPVPGGHARILWTLPVTTAEIEFRRRHGHEALEQLFDEAQIIPTDPFRTSVA, encoded by the coding sequence CTGCTGGTCAGCCTGCCCTATCTCCACGGACCAGACCTTGAACACTGTCCTGTTCCCGGGGGCCACGCCCGCATCCTGTGGACCCTGCCCGTGACGACAGCCGAGATCGAGTTCCGCAGGCGTCACGGGCACGAGGCGTTGGAGCAGCTCTTCGACGAGGCACAGATCATCCCCACCGATCCTTTCAGGACGTCGGTTGCCTGA
- a CDS encoding MFS transporter has product MTYVGDTVPAAVRQRPLSELMTAFALGTAVATVVAGVLAHYANWRLVFALPGLLAVYLVVALRRLPEPPARRQVHCSPRSAWSCVHGGSGT; this is encoded by the coding sequence ATCACCTACGTCGGGGACACTGTCCCTGCGGCGGTCCGGCAACGACCGCTGAGTGAGCTGATGACCGCGTTCGCCCTGGGCACCGCTGTCGCCACCGTGGTCGCCGGAGTCCTGGCCCACTATGCGAACTGGCGCCTGGTGTTCGCCCTCCCCGGTCTGCTGGCCGTGTATCTGGTCGTCGCCCTGCGCAGGCTGCCGGAGCCCCCCGCCCGGCGGCAGGTTCACTGCTCGCCCCGATCCGCGTGGTCCTGCGTTCACGGTGGCAGTGGTACGTGA